One window from the genome of Lentibacillus daqui encodes:
- a CDS encoding PTS ascorbate transporter subunit IIC, producing MDAILWIATNIFGEAAILLGVIVLLGLLLQKKNASQVISGTFKAIIGFLIISAGSGVITDALTVFEPLWKEVFNLSAEPLGNFMGQEGFNAKYGSAVALAMTLGFIINVLLARFTKLKFIYLTGHMMFWTATIFAGITIQTAGDLSFGKLVIFLAIILGLYWTIQPALTQPFMRKITGNDNIALGHNSASVALLSALAGKWFGNKENDSEKIKLPKGLEFLRDSNVITALTMGLLFLVGAIIISFKDTPGAQKLVEAAGDQNFIVYAIIQSFTFAAGIAVVLVGVRMFIGEMVPAFKGIATKIVPGAKPALDSPIVFPFAPNAVILGFLGSFVGALIWLVVLGNTVGYVFVPTMIVLFFHSATAGVFGNATGGVRGALMGGFITATVVAWGQFVMVKILLPDTVPDTAMWAADSDMFVLGPIIRFLAHLLF from the coding sequence ATGGATGCAATTTTATGGATTGCCACAAATATCTTTGGTGAGGCAGCAATTCTATTAGGGGTTATTGTCCTTTTGGGATTACTACTTCAGAAAAAGAATGCAAGTCAAGTTATAAGTGGAACATTTAAAGCGATTATTGGTTTTTTAATTATCAGTGCAGGTTCAGGGGTTATAACGGATGCTTTAACCGTTTTTGAACCTTTATGGAAAGAGGTTTTTAATCTATCAGCAGAACCACTTGGCAATTTTATGGGACAGGAAGGGTTTAATGCCAAATATGGTAGTGCTGTTGCATTGGCAATGACACTCGGTTTTATCATAAACGTGTTATTAGCGCGGTTTACAAAGTTAAAATTCATCTATTTAACAGGTCATATGATGTTTTGGACAGCAACAATATTTGCGGGAATTACAATTCAAACTGCTGGAGATCTGTCATTCGGTAAACTTGTTATCTTTTTGGCAATAATTTTGGGGCTATATTGGACCATTCAACCCGCTTTGACACAACCGTTTATGCGAAAAATTACAGGTAACGACAACATAGCCCTCGGACATAATTCAGCATCTGTTGCTTTGCTAAGTGCATTGGCAGGCAAATGGTTCGGAAATAAGGAAAATGATTCTGAAAAAATTAAACTTCCCAAAGGTCTGGAATTTCTTAGGGATTCGAATGTTATTACGGCGTTAACAATGGGCTTGTTGTTCCTCGTTGGCGCAATTATTATATCTTTCAAAGACACACCAGGCGCACAGAAGTTAGTGGAAGCTGCAGGGGATCAAAACTTTATTGTGTACGCTATCATTCAATCATTTACATTTGCTGCTGGTATTGCAGTTGTTTTAGTAGGTGTGCGGATGTTTATTGGGGAAATGGTACCTGCATTTAAAGGAATAGCAACAAAAATTGTACCCGGTGCAAAACCAGCCTTAGATAGTCCAATTGTTTTCCCCTTTGCACCGAATGCAGTAATTTTAGGATTCTTGGGGTCATTTGTTGGGGCATTGATTTGGCTGGTTGTTTTAGGAAACACAGTGGGTTATGTATTTGTTCCAACGATGATTGTATTATTTTTCCATTCAGCAACTGCAGGTGTATTCGGAAATGCAACTGGTGGCGTTAGGGGTGCATTAATGGGTGGTTTCATTACTGCTACTGTTGTTGCTTGGGGACAGTTCGTAATGGTTAAAATTCTGCTTCCTGATACTGTTCCAGATACTGCTATGTGGGCAGCGGATTCGGATATGTTTGTATTAGGGCCAATTATCCGATTCCTAGCACATTTATTGTTCTAA
- a CDS encoding PTS sugar transporter subunit IIB, with amino-acid sequence MKILTVCGLGQGTSLILRMNVEQALGDKGIEADIEHTDVSTASSMQADYIITSNELAESLRGHSAKVFIVNNYFDMDEINKAIDENIVN; translated from the coding sequence ATGAAAATATTGACAGTTTGTGGATTAGGACAAGGAACTAGTTTAATTTTAAGAATGAATGTTGAACAAGCACTTGGAGACAAAGGGATTGAAGCGGATATTGAACATACGGATGTTTCAACAGCATCGAGTATGCAGGCGGATTATATTATTACCAGTAATGAACTTGCTGAAAGTTTACGAGGACATAGTGCAAAGGTATTTATTGTAAATAACTATTTTGATATGGATGAGATTAATAAAGCAATTGATGAAAACATCGTAAATTAA
- a CDS encoding PTS sugar transporter subunit IIA, whose amino-acid sequence MMNFLEESMVKFGVDADDAESAIEAAGKLLLDEGLVEQTYIDAMKHAYIDNGPYFVLAPQIAIPHARPEDGVKEASVSFVQLKKPVVFGHSANDPVRLVFGLGASTSDEHLTLLKKLTGILNDTNNIATLKTATSYEDIKNILELER is encoded by the coding sequence ATGATGAATTTTCTAGAAGAAAGCATGGTTAAGTTTGGGGTTGATGCAGATGATGCTGAAAGTGCAATTGAAGCTGCGGGAAAACTTTTGCTTGATGAGGGGCTTGTTGAACAAACATATATTGACGCAATGAAACACGCGTATATTGATAATGGTCCCTATTTTGTCTTGGCTCCACAGATTGCTATCCCGCATGCTCGACCTGAGGATGGAGTAAAGGAAGCATCCGTATCTTTTGTGCAATTAAAAAAACCGGTGGTATTTGGACATTCCGCCAATGATCCGGTTCGCCTTGTATTTGGTCTAGGTGCCTCTACCAGTGATGAGCATTTAACACTATTAAAAAAGTTAACTGGTATATTAAATGATACAAATAATATTGCAACATTGAAGACTGCTACTAGTTATGAAGATATAAAAAATATTTTGGAATTGGAGCGATAA
- a CDS encoding BglG family transcription antiterminator, translated as MDQRSRAILNQLMQQDSYISIQELATILNVSRRTIYSDLIKVNNWLNDHHLTEVKQVRAQGLYIDEATKKIITNEYSFLDVMYYEFSPNERRAWIFIHIVGREQPCFLEDIKNLFNVSRNTALDDIKKLKKAIKHYQLCISSGPKKGYTVVGNENDVRKLLMNYLLFVTPDEGWYAFLSSLESSPDRKGNQTLQPYSIFNMHSLKLLSELLNDYERHYKIEFTDEVLNNLVIWFYFFIKRMRQGEMVEVDPIEKEVIKATNEYEGAIALCNDISKIFHTTPKNDEVFYIAKYLLSSKVNYNLSPHIESQEMKALLHVVEKMVTDFQFYAAVEFQEPKQMIQNLLVHLKPAYYRNKYKIQVENELLGSVKQSYPEVFHITKMVMHHFEHLLGQQIHENEVAFIAMHFGGWLRKEGVVLEKSVKRLLIVCTNGLGTSRLLESQLEGLFFNVEITGVTSLRDYEKMDLNVEFIVSTILLPDRGIPVFVVNPVLTNEDKEALLIKVNSLFGHSLKKQIYSADTVMDIVKRYAVIQDDQALRQELRKYLYEPIKVENETMKPNLSELLPADRIVLKKQVKDWHAAVKKAAEPLLDKGYIQDNYLTKLIQNVQRDGPYIVISELFALPHASPDDGVNKTGMSMLHLEKPVNIMGKPASIIIVLASWDNEQHLKALSQLTRLFTDKENKRKIIKTTSKNQIVKLIRAYSD; from the coding sequence ATGGATCAACGTAGTAGGGCAATATTAAATCAACTGATGCAGCAGGATTCATATATTTCCATTCAGGAACTCGCAACTATATTAAATGTCTCACGGCGTACCATTTATAGTGATCTTATAAAAGTGAACAATTGGTTAAACGATCATCATTTGACTGAGGTAAAGCAGGTAAGAGCGCAAGGGCTATATATTGATGAAGCTACCAAAAAGATCATCACTAACGAGTATTCATTTTTGGATGTGATGTATTATGAGTTTTCTCCTAACGAGAGAAGGGCGTGGATTTTCATTCACATCGTTGGACGAGAACAGCCTTGCTTCCTGGAGGATATAAAAAATCTTTTTAATGTCAGCCGAAATACTGCACTTGATGATATTAAGAAATTGAAAAAGGCGATAAAACATTATCAATTGTGTATATCTTCCGGGCCAAAAAAAGGATATACAGTTGTAGGAAATGAAAACGATGTCAGGAAGTTGCTGATGAATTATTTGTTATTCGTTACTCCTGATGAAGGTTGGTATGCTTTTCTATCTAGTTTGGAAAGCTCCCCTGATAGAAAGGGTAACCAAACGTTACAACCTTATTCAATCTTTAACATGCATTCGCTGAAACTACTAAGTGAATTGTTAAATGATTACGAAAGACATTACAAGATTGAGTTTACCGATGAAGTGTTGAATAATCTTGTTATTTGGTTTTACTTTTTCATAAAACGAATGCGGCAAGGAGAAATGGTAGAAGTCGATCCAATTGAGAAAGAGGTAATCAAAGCAACGAATGAATACGAAGGTGCAATTGCGCTATGTAATGATATATCTAAAATATTTCATACAACACCAAAGAATGATGAGGTATTTTATATTGCAAAATACTTACTGAGCTCTAAGGTAAACTATAATTTGAGTCCCCATATAGAAAGCCAAGAAATGAAGGCCTTACTTCATGTTGTTGAGAAAATGGTAACTGATTTTCAATTTTATGCTGCAGTTGAATTTCAAGAACCAAAGCAAATGATTCAGAATCTACTTGTACATTTAAAGCCTGCATATTATCGAAACAAATATAAGATTCAAGTTGAAAATGAGCTACTTGGTTCAGTTAAACAAAGTTATCCTGAAGTTTTTCATATTACGAAAATGGTAATGCATCATTTTGAACATTTGCTTGGCCAGCAAATTCACGAAAATGAAGTCGCGTTCATAGCGATGCATTTTGGTGGTTGGTTGCGAAAAGAAGGTGTGGTGCTTGAAAAATCTGTGAAAAGACTGTTAATTGTCTGTACAAACGGTCTTGGTACATCCCGACTCTTGGAAAGCCAATTGGAAGGGCTATTTTTCAATGTTGAGATTACTGGTGTTACATCGTTAAGGGATTATGAAAAAATGGACTTGAATGTTGAATTTATTGTGTCAACAATCTTGTTACCCGATCGAGGTATTCCGGTTTTTGTCGTAAATCCAGTATTAACGAATGAAGATAAAGAAGCATTACTGATAAAAGTGAATAGCTTGTTTGGACATTCACTAAAAAAACAAATTTATTCGGCTGATACAGTTATGGATATCGTGAAGCGATATGCCGTAATTCAAGATGATCAAGCATTGAGACAAGAGTTAAGAAAGTATTTGTACGAACCCATTAAAGTTGAAAACGAAACAATGAAACCAAACTTGTCGGAGCTTTTGCCGGCAGATAGGATTGTGTTAAAAAAACAAGTAAAGGATTGGCACGCTGCTGTTAAAAAAGCTGCTGAACCGCTTCTGGATAAAGGATATATTCAAGATAACTATTTAACTAAATTGATTCAAAATGTTCAGAGGGATGGGCCGTATATTGTTATATCCGAACTTTTCGCCTTGCCACATGCTAGTCCAGATGATGGTGTCAATAAAACAGGAATGAGTATGTTGCATCTGGAGAAACCAGTTAATATCATGGGAAAACCTGCAAGTATCATAATTGTGCTGGCCTCATGGGATAATGAACAACATTTAAAGGCATTATCACAGCTGACAAGGCTATTCACAGATAAGGAAAATAAACGAAAAATAATCAAGACAACAAGTAAGAATCAAATTGTTAAACTAATTCGCGCATATTCAGATTAA